The following are encoded in a window of Arthrobacter antioxidans genomic DNA:
- the ileS gene encoding isoleucine--tRNA ligase, with amino-acid sequence MPQIYPKAVSPDDGGTPSAGTSASPRFPELEERVLRYWQEDGTFQASIDHRDAGVDGSNEFVFYDGPPFANGLPHYGHLLTGYAKDLVGRYQTQRGRRVERRFGWDTHGLPAELEAMKQLGMTDKQQILAMGIDKFNDASRASVMKYAGEWRDYVTRQARWVDFDNDYKTLNPEYMESVLWAFKTLHQKGLTYNGYRVLPYCWNDETPLSNHELRMDEDVYQDRQDQTVTVTFPLLPGDSALSKDLAGVQALAWTTTPWTLPTNAALAVGPDISYVVVEGRRDDEGGRYLIAEELLGNYAKDLGFADAAAAREAVTSRHLGTELEGLTYQPLWDYLADPEEGGYRNAFRILVADYVTTTDGTGLVHQAPAYGEEDQKICEEAGIQVILSVDEGAKFLPMFGSGPLAEIVGLQVFEANRHITRVLKSEGRLVRQSSYVHSYPHCWRCRNPLIYRAVSSWYVEVTKIRDRMVELNQDITWIPGNVKDGQFGKWLSNARDWSISRNRFWGSPIPVWQSDNPEYPRTDVYGSLAELKADFGRLPVNTQGEVDLHRPFIDELTRPNPDDPTGQSTMRRVEDVLDVWFDSGSMPYGQVHYPFENEQWFDTHNPADFIVEYIGQTRGWFYMLHILSTALFDRPAFRNVISHGIVLGSDGQKMSKSLRNYPDVSEVFDRDGSDAMRWFLMASPILRGGNLVVTEQGIRDGVRQVILPLWNVWHFFSLYTNAANAGEGYEAKTVTPEAAAQLAEPIDRYILANTGNLVRDLTGALDAFTISDACESLRRYLDTLTNWYVRRSRQRFFDEDTDAFDVLYTCLEAVCRVAAPLLPLVTEEIWRGLTGGRSVHLTDWPEATSFPAAPDLVEQMDRTRAVCSVGSSLRKAANLRVRLPLRELTVVAPGAADLAGQYATIIADELNLKGVRLIDAADAEPAEFGITQRLVVNARAAGPRLGKNVQTVIKASKSGDWQVDDDGGVTAGGLALEPHEYTLDTVVEGNDAASKAVTVLPGGGFLVLDTEVTADLAAEGTARDAIRAIQQARRDADLDISDRIRTTVGVAAEQVGALEANAGLIRAETLTLELRIEAVADAGDDFTITVEKQEQQHG; translated from the coding sequence ATGCCGCAGATCTACCCCAAAGCAGTGTCGCCCGACGACGGCGGCACCCCCTCCGCCGGGACCAGCGCCTCCCCGCGCTTCCCCGAGCTCGAAGAGCGCGTCCTCCGCTACTGGCAGGAGGACGGCACCTTCCAGGCGTCCATCGACCACCGCGACGCCGGCGTCGACGGCTCCAACGAGTTCGTGTTCTACGACGGACCGCCGTTCGCCAACGGCCTCCCCCACTACGGCCACCTCCTCACGGGCTACGCCAAGGACCTCGTGGGCCGCTACCAGACGCAGCGCGGACGCCGCGTGGAGCGGCGCTTCGGCTGGGACACGCACGGCCTGCCCGCCGAACTCGAGGCGATGAAGCAGCTCGGCATGACCGACAAGCAGCAGATCCTAGCGATGGGCATCGACAAGTTCAACGACGCCTCCCGGGCGTCCGTGATGAAGTACGCGGGGGAGTGGCGCGACTACGTGACCCGCCAGGCGCGCTGGGTGGACTTCGACAACGACTACAAGACGCTCAACCCCGAGTACATGGAGTCCGTCCTCTGGGCCTTCAAGACCCTGCACCAGAAGGGCCTCACCTACAACGGGTACCGCGTGCTGCCGTACTGCTGGAACGACGAGACGCCGCTGTCCAACCACGAGCTGCGCATGGACGAGGACGTCTACCAGGACCGCCAGGACCAGACCGTCACGGTCACGTTCCCCCTCCTTCCCGGCGACTCGGCCCTCTCGAAGGACCTCGCCGGCGTGCAGGCCCTCGCCTGGACCACCACGCCCTGGACCCTGCCCACCAACGCGGCGCTCGCCGTCGGACCGGACATCAGCTACGTCGTCGTCGAGGGTCGGCGCGACGACGAGGGCGGCCGCTACCTGATCGCCGAGGAGCTCCTCGGCAACTATGCCAAGGACCTCGGCTTCGCCGATGCCGCCGCCGCGCGCGAGGCCGTGACCTCCCGCCACCTCGGCACCGAGCTGGAGGGGCTCACCTACCAGCCCCTGTGGGACTACCTCGCGGACCCCGAGGAGGGCGGCTACCGCAACGCCTTCCGCATCCTCGTCGCGGACTACGTCACGACGACGGACGGCACCGGACTCGTCCACCAGGCTCCCGCCTACGGCGAGGAGGACCAGAAGATCTGCGAGGAAGCCGGCATCCAGGTGATCCTCTCGGTCGACGAGGGCGCGAAGTTCCTGCCCATGTTCGGCAGCGGACCGCTCGCGGAGATCGTGGGCCTGCAGGTCTTCGAGGCCAACCGGCACATCACACGCGTCCTGAAGTCCGAGGGGCGCCTGGTGCGCCAGTCCAGCTACGTGCACAGCTACCCGCACTGCTGGCGCTGCCGCAACCCGCTGATCTACCGCGCCGTGTCCTCCTGGTATGTCGAGGTGACGAAGATCCGTGACCGCATGGTGGAACTGAACCAGGACATCACCTGGATCCCGGGCAACGTCAAGGACGGCCAGTTCGGCAAGTGGCTCTCCAACGCGCGCGACTGGTCCATCAGCCGCAACCGCTTCTGGGGCAGCCCCATCCCCGTCTGGCAGTCGGACAACCCCGAGTACCCGCGCACCGACGTCTACGGCTCGCTCGCCGAGCTCAAGGCGGACTTCGGGCGCCTGCCCGTCAACACGCAGGGCGAGGTGGACCTCCACCGCCCCTTCATCGACGAGCTCACGCGGCCCAACCCGGACGACCCCACCGGGCAGTCCACCATGCGCCGCGTGGAGGACGTCCTGGATGTCTGGTTCGACTCCGGGTCCATGCCCTACGGCCAGGTGCACTATCCGTTCGAGAACGAGCAGTGGTTCGACACGCACAACCCGGCGGACTTCATCGTCGAGTACATCGGGCAGACCCGCGGCTGGTTCTACATGCTGCACATCCTGTCCACGGCGCTCTTCGACCGGCCGGCGTTCCGCAACGTCATCAGCCACGGCATCGTCCTGGGCTCCGACGGCCAGAAGATGTCCAAGAGCCTGCGCAACTACCCCGACGTCTCGGAGGTCTTCGACCGCGACGGCTCGGACGCCATGCGCTGGTTCCTCATGGCATCGCCGATCCTCCGGGGCGGCAACCTGGTGGTCACGGAGCAGGGCATCCGGGACGGCGTCCGCCAGGTCATCCTGCCGCTGTGGAACGTCTGGCACTTCTTCAGCCTCTACACCAACGCGGCGAACGCCGGCGAGGGCTACGAGGCGAAGACCGTGACGCCGGAGGCGGCCGCGCAGCTGGCAGAGCCGATCGACCGCTACATCCTCGCCAACACGGGGAACCTCGTCCGCGACCTGACCGGGGCGCTCGACGCGTTCACGATCAGCGACGCCTGCGAATCCCTGCGCCGCTACCTCGACACGCTCACCAACTGGTACGTGCGCCGCAGCCGCCAGCGTTTCTTCGACGAGGACACCGACGCGTTCGACGTCCTCTACACGTGCCTCGAGGCCGTCTGCCGCGTCGCCGCACCGCTGCTTCCCCTCGTCACCGAGGAGATCTGGCGGGGCCTCACGGGTGGGCGCTCCGTCCACCTCACCGACTGGCCCGAGGCGACGTCGTTCCCGGCCGCCCCGGATCTCGTGGAGCAGATGGACCGCACGCGTGCCGTGTGCTCCGTCGGCTCCAGCCTGCGCAAGGCCGCGAACCTCCGGGTGCGGCTCCCGCTCCGGGAACTCACCGTCGTCGCGCCCGGCGCCGCGGACCTCGCCGGGCAGTACGCGACGATCATCGCCGACGAGCTGAACCTCAAGGGCGTGCGCCTGATCGACGCGGCCGACGCCGAACCGGCCGAGTTCGGCATCACCCAGCGGCTCGTGGTCAACGCCCGCGCCGCGGGACCACGGCTGGGCAAGAACGTCCAGACGGTGATCAAGGCCTCGAAGTCCGGCGACTGGCAGGTCGACGACGACGGCGGCGTCACCGCGGGCGGCCTCGCCCTCGAACCGCACGAGTACACCCTCGACACGGTGGTGGAGGGCAACGACGCCGCCTCGAAGGCGGTGACGGTCCTGCCCGGTGGCGGGTTCCTGGTCCTGGACACCGAGGTGACGGCGGACCTGGCCGCGGAGGGGACGGCCCGTGACGCGATCCGTGCCATCCAGCAGGCCCGCCGCGATGCCGACCTCGACATCAGCGACCGCATCCGCACCACCGTCGGCGTCGCCGCCGAGCAGGTCGGAGCACTCGAGGCGAACGCCGGGCTCATCAGGGCCGAGACGCTGACCCTCGAACTGCGCATCGAGGCCGTCGCCGACGCGGGCGACGACTTCACCATCACCGTCGAGAAGCAGGAGCAGCAGCATGGATGA